The sequence gtgatactgataCTGCTGGTTCAAGGACTACGTGTTGAGAAATCACTGCCCCTAGGGTGGGTTCTTGCTAACATGTGCAGAGCTGTTGCTGCCACATCTGTGTGCAACCAGCAAAGATGGTGAGAGAGAAAGGCCAGGGCAGCCAACTTCCTTTGAAGCATGTGGGGCTGGCAAAAGTGGTTGGCTCTCATGACATAGTCAGGGACTTGGTCATGTGGTCACACCCCGTTGCTAAGGAGGCTGGCAAAGTCATCTCTGACTGGGTttccatgtgcctggaaaagggTAAGGGCATGTGTGTGGGGACATCAAGAGATCTGCCAGAATGGGCCCATGGAGACAAAAAGAGAAGGCCAGATCTTGGTGATGGGGACAGACATGAGAAAAACCCCTTGAGGTGCATGGTGACGGTGTTGTAATGGCAGTTTCTTCGAAGGGAGAATAGGGCAGAAGAGCATGGGTCTGCAGGCCTCAGCAGAGGTTGCCCTAGAAGGAGAAGCAAGCCAAGCTTGGAAGCAGGAGTGCAGTTGGCTGGAGTTGCCCATTTCCTCTCTTGAAGGCAGCCAGGTGTCCCTCGACTTGGGCTGTGCTCTTCTCAGTCTCTCATGAACTGGGCGTCTCCTTTGCTTCCCATCCCCATTGTTTTGTGGGTTGAGCTGTTGTATTTCCCAGGtcttaagctttttttttctacCCTGTCTCCCAGGCGTCTTGGCTCTGGAGAAGGCTGCGTGGCAAGAGGCGGCCAGTGATAGCATTCTGCCTCTTGATGACCCTCTCTGCGATGGCTGTCACCCGCTTTCCCCCACAGCGCCCATCTGCCGGCCCAGACCCTGGTCCCATGGAGCCTCAGGGGGTAACTGGCACCCCTGCAACCCGTATCCGGCAGGCTTTGAGCTCCAGCCGGAGGCAGCGGGCCAGAAACATGGGCTTCTGGAGAGGCCGTGCTTTGCCCAGGAACTCCATCTTGGTCTGTGCTGAGGAGCAAGGCCATAGAGCAAGAGTGGACAGAAGCAGGGAGTCCCTAGGAGGGGACCTCAGGCATCTAGGGAGGGTCAGGAGGGATATTACTTTGTCAGGACATCCAAGACTCAGTATTCAGCATGTTGTGCTCCTGAGGGAGGATGAGGTCGGAGATCCAGGAGCCAAAGACTTGGGTCACCCGCAGCATGGCGGTCCCATCCAAGAGACACAGAGTGAGATGGTCGCCCTGGTCGGTCCACTCCCAGGGAGCGACATGGCAACTTTACGGGCTTGGAGAGCTACTGCTGGGCTGACATTCTGGCCCCATACAGCAGAAGGCAGGGATCTGCTGGCAGCTGAGAACAGAGCCTTGACTGGTGGGCGACAAGCAGAggatcccaccttggcctcaggGGCTCATCAGTGGCCTGGCTCTGTTGAGAAGCTGCAAGGGTCAGTATGGTGTGACGATGAGACGCTGTTGAGCAGCTCGAGGACTGGTGGGCAGTCTCCCCCATGGCTGACAGACCACGACGTGCAGATGCTCCGGCTGTTGGCGcagggggaggtggggggcaaAGCCAGGGTCCCCGCCCATGGGCAGGTGCTACAGGTTGGCTTCTCCGCTGAGGGTGCCCTTCAGGGCATGTCCTCTCCCAGGCTCAGCCAACTCTGCTCCCAGGGGCTCTGTGGCCTGATCAAGAGGCCTGGGGACCTGCCTGAGGTCCTGTCCTTCCACGTAGATCGCGTGCTGGGGCTGCGCCGGAGCCTACCTGCCGTGGCCCGCCGCTTCCACAGCCCCCTCCTGCCCTACCGCTACACAGACGGTAGAGCGAGGCCTGTCATCTGGTGGGCGCCCGATGTGCAGCATCTGAGTGACCCGGATGAGGATCAGAACTCTCTGGCCTTGGGCTGGCTGCAGTACCAGGCCCTGCTGGCACACGGCTGCAGCTGGCCAGGCCAGGCCCCATGCCTGGGCATCCATCATACCGAGTGGGCACGCCTGGCGCTCTTCGACTTCCTGTTGCAGGTAGGTGGGGTTGGGCAGTGGGGGTAGAGAGCTGCAGAGGTAGGGGGTTCCGGGTGGAGAGGCCTGAATTGCCCACCTGAGGTTGGATGGTGACTCTCCCCCACGTCCTGGTTTTTTGACCACCAAGCACCTGTGCTTGTAATTTTCCTTCCTCTATTTATTTATCCAGTGGTTACCAGAGCCAGCTCATCAGTTCACAAGAGCTGATGGctaaaattttcaggaattttgtacCTAGTTGTGAAACACAGGCATTATGAAAAAATTGAGTTGTagaaacaataataaattatattagcAACGAAGGTAATAACTACTCAGAATGCATTATTTCCTAAGTATTTTCCTATCATCTGTGCTTTTGCAGCTTCGTGTCTATGTAATAAATGCTGGCTAACGGTGTGCCACTGCACATCTCTCAACAACTCCACATTTGCTcatgttggtagcttgaaatccaTCAGGGTGTGAATATCTGTTTACACCATGGAAAgcagcaaatgctacaaatcaggacTCCCCTCTACTCCTGGAGAGCTGATTGTtcaacatttaccagcacaccactgttTATAACTTTACATCTTTGACTCAACAAGGATTCAAGA is a genomic window of Macaca mulatta isolate MMU2019108-1 chromosome 2, T2T-MMU8v2.0, whole genome shotgun sequence containing:
- the GASK1A gene encoding Golgi-associated kinase 1A isoform X1, yielding MASWLWRRLRGKRRPVIAFCLLMTLSAMAVTRFPPQRPSAGPDPGPMEPQGVTGTPATRIRQALSSSRRQRARNMGFWRGRALPRNSILVCAEEQGHRARVDRSRESLGGDLRHLGRVRRDITLSGHPRLSIQHVVLLREDEVGDPGAKDLGHPQHGGPIQETQSEMVALVGPLPGSDMATLRAWRATAGLTFWPHTAEGRDLLAAENRALTGGRQAEDPTLASGAHQWPGSVEKLQGSVWCDDETLLSSSRTGGQSPPWLTDHDVQMLRLLAQGEVGGKARVPAHGQVLQVGFSAEGALQGMSSPRLSQLCSQGLCGLIKRPGDLPEVLSFHVDRVLGLRRSLPAVARRFHSPLLPYRYTDGRARPVIWWAPDVQHLSDPDEDQNSLALGWLQYQALLAHGCSWPGQAPCLGIHHTEWARLALFDFLLQVHDRLDRYCCGFEPEPSDPCVEERLREKCRNPAELRLVHILVRSSNPSHLVYIDNAGNLQHPEDKLNFRLLEGIDGFPESAVKVLASGCLQNMLLKSLQMDPVFWESQGGAQGLKHVLQTLEQRGQVLLGHIRKHNLTLFRDEDP
- the GASK1A gene encoding Golgi-associated kinase 1A isoform X2; the protein is MTLSAMAVTRFPPQRPSAGPDPGPMEPQGVTGTPATRIRQALSSSRRQRARNMGFWRGRALPRNSILVCAEEQGHRARVDRSRESLGGDLRHLGRVRRDITLSGHPRLSIQHVVLLREDEVGDPGAKDLGHPQHGGPIQETQSEMVALVGPLPGSDMATLRAWRATAGLTFWPHTAEGRDLLAAENRALTGGRQAEDPTLASGAHQWPGSVEKLQGSVWCDDETLLSSSRTGGQSPPWLTDHDVQMLRLLAQGEVGGKARVPAHGQVLQVGFSAEGALQGMSSPRLSQLCSQGLCGLIKRPGDLPEVLSFHVDRVLGLRRSLPAVARRFHSPLLPYRYTDGRARPVIWWAPDVQHLSDPDEDQNSLALGWLQYQALLAHGCSWPGQAPCLGIHHTEWARLALFDFLLQVHDRLDRYCCGFEPEPSDPCVEERLREKCRNPAELRLVHILVRSSNPSHLVYIDNAGNLQHPEDKLNFRLLEGIDGFPESAVKVLASGCLQNMLLKSLQMDPVFWESQGGAQGLKHVLQTLEQRGQVLLGHIRKHNLTLFRDEDP